One genomic segment of Pelagerythrobacter marensis includes these proteins:
- the metK gene encoding methionine adenosyltransferase has translation MRSTYLFTSESVSEGHPDKVSDQISDAIVDLLLSKDPEARVACETLTTTQRVVLAGELRCKGVYENGAWVDGALEEIEQTVRRTVREIGYEQDGFHWETLTFENHLHGQSAHIAQGVDASGNKDEGAGDQGIMFGFACDETPDLMPATIDYSHKILQRLATDRKSGAAPFLEPDAKSQVTLRYRDGKPVAATAIVVSTQHAPGYDEGAKEAELKDYVKGVVAEILPEGFLSDETRWHINPTGTFVIGGPDGDAGLTGRKIIVDTYGGASPHGGGAFSGKDPTKVDRSAAYISRYLAKNIVAAGIARRCTIQLSYAIGVSEPLSLYVDTHGTGTVGDERIEDAIRSIDKLGGLTPRGIRTHLKLNKPIYRRSAAYGHFGRAAEGDHFPWERTDLADDLKAALA, from the coding sequence ATGCGCAGCACGTACCTCTTTACCTCCGAAAGCGTTTCCGAAGGGCATCCCGACAAGGTTTCGGACCAGATTTCCGACGCGATTGTCGATCTGCTGCTGTCGAAAGACCCGGAAGCGCGCGTGGCCTGCGAAACACTGACCACGACGCAACGTGTCGTTCTTGCCGGCGAACTGCGCTGCAAGGGTGTGTACGAAAACGGTGCATGGGTCGATGGCGCGCTTGAGGAAATCGAGCAGACCGTTCGCCGCACCGTGCGCGAGATCGGTTACGAGCAGGACGGCTTTCACTGGGAAACGCTGACCTTCGAAAACCATCTGCACGGCCAGAGCGCGCATATCGCGCAAGGCGTCGATGCCAGCGGCAACAAGGATGAGGGCGCGGGCGACCAGGGCATCATGTTCGGTTTCGCCTGCGACGAAACGCCTGACCTGATGCCGGCCACGATCGATTACAGCCACAAGATACTCCAGCGCCTCGCCACCGACCGCAAGAGCGGCGCGGCGCCGTTCCTCGAACCCGATGCGAAGAGCCAGGTGACCCTGCGTTACCGCGATGGCAAGCCGGTCGCCGCGACCGCAATCGTCGTATCGACCCAGCACGCCCCCGGTTATGACGAGGGCGCGAAAGAAGCCGAACTGAAGGATTACGTGAAGGGTGTCGTCGCCGAAATCCTGCCCGAAGGCTTCCTGTCCGACGAAACGCGCTGGCATATCAATCCCACCGGAACGTTCGTGATCGGCGGGCCCGACGGCGATGCCGGTCTGACGGGGCGCAAGATCATCGTCGATACCTATGGCGGTGCATCGCCCCACGGTGGCGGCGCTTTCAGCGGCAAGGACCCGACGAAGGTGGACCGTTCGGCCGCCTATATCAGCCGCTATCTGGCGAAAAACATCGTCGCGGCCGGCATCGCCCGCCGGTGCACGATCCAGCTTTCCTATGCCATCGGCGTGTCGGAGCCGCTGTCGCTCTATGTCGATACGCATGGCACCGGAACGGTTGGCGACGAGCGGATCGAAGATGCCATCCGCAGCATCGACAAGCTGGGCGGCCTGACCCCGCGCGGCATCCGCACGCATCTGAAGCTCAACAAGCCGATCTATCGTCGCAGTGCGGCCTATGGCCATTTCGGGCGCGCCGCCGAAGGGGATCACTTCCCCTGGGAACGCACCGATCTGGCCGACGACCTGAAGGCCGCGCTGGCCTGA